The DNA segment GGGCCTTACACTCTGGGCGTCCTGGCAGTTGAGCACCGCCATCGGTATCTTTATCGGTGCGCGTGTGCCGCCCGAGTGGTCCCTCGACTTCGCTCTGCCGCTGACGTTCATTGCGATCGTGGTGCCCATGATAAAGAACCGCGCCCACGTGACAGCCGCTCTCGTGGCCGCCGTCAGCGGGGTTGTCGCCTTCATGCTTCCGTACAAACTGGCTTATATCGTCGCTTCGATGGCGGGCATTGCGGTGGGAATGGCAGTTTTCACATGGATGGAAAAACGATGGATGCAACGCTGACCATATGGGCGGCCATCGCCGCCTGCGGGATCGTCACGTTCCTTACGCGTCTGTCCTTCATCGCCATTCACGGCCGCGTAAACATGCCGCAGTGGTTTCAGCGCATGCTGACCTTCGTGCCGGTCGCGGTCCTGTCGGCCATCACGCTGCCCGAGATCATGATCCAGAACGGCGCGGTCAACCTGTCTCCGCTGAATCCGAAACTGCTGGCGGGGATTGTCGCCGTTTTCGTGGCCTGGCGCACGAAGAATGTCTGGGCGACGATCGCCGTCGGAATGGCGGCGATGTGGGGATTCCGGCTTTTCACAGGGGCATGAAGGACGTATCACCGATAGAACTCCGAATGTGCCATATGGCGGTCGAAATTCTTGAGGTACAGTCGCGCCACGTCCGTTGAACGGATAATCTGCAGGTTCTCGGCATTCTTCTCCTCCGCCGCTTTCGTGAAATTGAACGAGCCGGTGATTACCGTATTCCCGTCGATGATGATGACCTTGTTGTGGGCGATGGCGTGGTCGCTGTCGATGTAGACGGGAATCCCGGCATGGACCAGGAACGAGGCGGAGGTGTATTCCCGGCTTCGCTGGCTCTTGTCGAGGATCGCCACAATTTTCACACCCCGTTTGTGGGCGTTGACGAGCGCCTTCGCGATCGGGGCGGAGGTGAAAGAGTAGGCCTGGATCATGATCTCCGAGCGAGCGTTGTCGATCTCCGTCACGATGGCCCGGGTGCAGCCTCCGCGGGGGGAGAAATAGACGTCCACAGAGGGGATGTTCCGGACGGTCTCGGCCGGGACAGCGATCGGAATGGCGCAGAGGATAAAGACAGATAAAAACACACTGACGATTGTAAGATGGAAAGACCTTCCCATATGCGATGCCTATGAAATAATAAAGGATGCATCGTTATAGCGGAAAAACATGTTATTGTAATGGGAAATCGCCGTTGGAGGGTCAGTGATTTTATGACCGGAAGCTGATGGGGAATCTGCAAGTTTTCAGATTACGAGGTGGTAGACGGACGATGAATGAGCCTGTTGTCCATGCATTAAAGATATTGAAGCTGGGATTGTCGGCCATTGTCTTTCTCGCCGGACTGGCCGGCTTCCTGATCGTGATGAAGCAAGGAGTCCTGGTTTCCGGGAGTGTGCCCGGCCATGACTC comes from the Syntrophaceae bacterium genome and includes:
- a CDS encoding AzlD domain-containing protein, with protein sequence MDATLTIWAAIAACGIVTFLTRLSFIAIHGRVNMPQWFQRMLTFVPVAVLSAITLPEIMIQNGAVNLSPLNPKLLAGIVAVFVAWRTKNVWATIAVGMAAMWGFRLFTGA
- a CDS encoding phospholipase D family protein — translated: MGRSFHLTIVSVFLSVFILCAIPIAVPAETVRNIPSVDVYFSPRGGCTRAIVTEIDNARSEIMIQAYSFTSAPIAKALVNAHKRGVKIVAILDKSQRSREYTSASFLVHAGIPVYIDSDHAIAHNKVIIIDGNTVITGSFNFTKAAEEKNAENLQIIRSTDVARLYLKNFDRHMAHSEFYR